The segment tctctctctctctctctctctctctctctctctgtctgtctctctctgtcacacacacacacacacacacacacaatgggtCATTCCCGTATGATTTACACAACCGCAGAATCACATTATGATTTAATGGTCGGATGCACACGGTTGTGCCAGGATTGCGCCAGGTGTATGACCTGGAAAACAGACGCATCCATAAATAAAGTTTCCTAAATGTTGGCAATTAAGTCCTGTGTGGTGCTGTGAGGTTCGGAGAGCCTTTGTTTGACTGTGTCGGAATGTAGTGAAGCTGGAGTAAGCGCTGTGTTTCTCCCTTTCGTTTTCCACCGCATATGCTGCCTTTGGCGCACTTGCGCAACAGCAGAAGCTGCGGAAAATCTCAGCGTCTCGTTTTCACACCTCCTGTATATGCAGCGAAGGAGGGAGGCGTTAGTGAGGAGGCGAGAGGGAAACCCATGACTTCCGCGTTTTTCCTCCGTATCTGAAACTGTGCACAGTACATAGACTATATAAAGCCATCATGGTGTTCACAGTGGCGACATTTCATCTCAGGAGCTGGACTGGCTGTTGTGATATCGAGAGGACTATCTTGTGGAGGTTAACCCACCTAACAACTGGAGCTGTACAACTTGCAAAGACTGCAAGAGAGCTTTTGTGTTCTACTGCCGACTAATGGGacaccaaaacacagaaatggaCATAGAGTCTCTTCAGAAGAGCGACCGCCGGCGTGGAGGCTGGCTGGACCTTTTCCTCGTCGTGTCTATTATTTTCCTATTTGTGGCGGTGACGGCTGTGGCTGTCGGTGGAGTGACGGTTGTGATGGAGCTGCGGTCCGAATTGaactcctctcctccctccctagAGGCTGAGAATTTAAGGTTAAGAGACACATCATCCCCAGCatacaaggtaaaaaaaaaaaaaaaaaacagaacaaaaagcgACTCAGATTCTTtgcataaaatcataaaattatttgattttgtttttgtttcgaCCCACGTCCCCTGCACATATCTGACTTTTAATCCACCTCATCGTTTCTGTTTTGTCAACAGATGCAGAAATTTGCCTACCTGGAAGCCAACTCAAGTAAGTCTACATTTACTTTCTAAATGCAGACATGTAACACAAAGTTTTCTGATTTATGTTTAAGGACCGATTTAAAAACATAGGCTatgcaaaacatttacagtGGATACATGGCTGAGTCTTCCTTTACGGCCCATATCATCAGGGTACCATAAAGTCATGTGTCATTTGCcaaatttaaagataaaacccTTCATCTGCATCaccaaaatcacatttaaaagatTTCTCAGCTGTGCCAAATCTGTTCAGAATGAAggcagaacaacaacagagaggaaTGGAGTCTGATAAACTTGTTGCACTTTGTAAACacaaactaaattaaatgtttttgtctcctcctGCAGGCGAGGTGAAGAACTTCACCATGTCCTGGGATTCAGTCAAATACGGCACAGGGGATTCTGTCGGAAGCAACTTCTATTTTAACAAAAAGCAACAATCACTGGAGCTCAAACAGGCAGGGACCTACTTCATGTACATTGATCTCAAATTCACCTGCACCCAGAGTTGCAGCCCAGGTCTCCTCAGTGTGCGTCTGGGTGATAAGCTCACCTGTGAGGTGGAGCTTCCAGCAGACCCAAAACCTGTGAGCAGGAAGTGCTGGACAGTGACCCGGGTGGAAGAGAACACACGGCTGCTCGCTCAGATGACTGTACCAAAGGTGGAAAAGCAGTACTGGAAACTGGAGCTCAGCTCAGGATTCGGGATGTTCCTCGTGGACTAATACGGACACTGTAGTGCCTCTTCTGTCATCAAGATGTAGATCTGCCTGTGACCTGCAGGTCATAGCTAAAGAACAACaccagtttgtgttttcttaaagTTCAAGCGGGTAGATATGGTCAGGCGCTGGTGCCATTTTTGAAACTTTCAGGTTTCTTTCAAACTAAAGATGTAAGACCATGAAGCTTAGTACGATGTGATGGTGGAATCTGAAGAGAAGATGCAGTTATGATAATGCAAAGTGGATATGGGATAGACAAGACACTGACCTCattctgtgtaaatatttataaGTGTAACTTAGtatatgatatatttatttGGTGATGTGgaactatttatatttatgatgttttttgtaataGAATTTTATTTTGATGTAGATATCACTACATTAGTGTTGATGTACAATACACTGCAAGTTCACTCAGCCTATGTTGGGTTAATGTGACTGtatgtttctgttcatttttattttataaatgtctgGGAGCATAAAGTTGAGACTTATGATTATAATTGCAAATCCTGACCAAGCTGCTTGAGGATTTTCTTGATTGACTGCAGTTATGCTGAGTCATATAATCATCTTTGCAAGTGATGAGTAACAATGATGAGTAACACTCTGCACTTGAAATAACTTTTGCTGAAACAAGGTCCCGTAAAAACGATCCTACTGTAACCAAACATGACCAGAATTCCTAAAATATACTTCATATGTGGACTTGTGaattgagaaaatgttttacttttgaaATAATGTAAGTCCTATGGACAAACTACACACTGatgaatgtatttttcttgttatcCATATTAAACATGGACATAAACATGGATATAGTGAACATTGACTTCATTTTGGTGTGAAAAGTAGAAAGTGACGATTGCGAAAGTGATTGTGTCAAAAGTTCAAGCGGAATAAATTAAACGTTTAGATGTAAAGGAAACTTCCCTGCTGTTTCGCAGCCTATACCGGGAACTGGATgcacatcacttcctgtttacttACCATAGCATGTGGTTTAGAAAAAACTCTTGCGGgccagcaaacaaacacaattatgCTTCTAGTGTAAACCCAAGGTGCAGATAGCAACTGAAAGTTAATATCGACTGCTGTTAGGATTTATAagttactgctttcattttgTGAGCGCACATGTGAGTCGTTTTAATCAGACCCTTACTTTTGAAGAGAAGTCCGCATTTTATGCAAATTTTATGTACgagtcattttgtgtgtgtctgtttttcagtttctcctctccctcctgcatttattttcttcatggCCACTCAGTCTCACTAAGCACAATCAGTTGTTAAGGTTCAAAGAAACAAATCAGTGTGGAAGATGTATTTAGATCATACCacattgcaaacaaacaaacaaacaaaaaaacataaatacaaatacgtcctgcattcaaaatgctGCTCATGTGAAAGTACACAAGTAGCCTTTTATTGCCAAAGTACACTTACGTATCACAAGTAAAAGTATatgtattatatactgtatattacttgTGACACTTTAAAGATCTGTTGTTATGGCcttttttgacctttttaaatACTGAATctattttaaagctgctgtgacattttattcactaaaggttgtttagatttctctaaatccatcttgCCCTACAGTCCAGATTCCCCTCTGTCCTGTTTCAGAggctatttacataaaatctatATTATTAATGACCACATACttggctggaggtgtggcccTTATGCCGCATATTTACCTGGTGTaatggctgcagctggagaCATAAGACAGTATATAGCAGTTTATGAACTGGAGTCTGATCAGCCATGAATGGGAAAGGGAAGAAGTCTGTTacagaatgaaaataatgatgtgcatgttttaaaacttcatcaaAAGTgcggaacacacacacacataaccattTGCCAACAACAGAGGGACTATTGTTcccaaaaatgaatttcagccatTCCCGATGTAAATTTCCATCCTATGAAAGGCTGTAATGATTTCTCAGCTGCTGTTCTGCTTTGCTTGTCATCTGGCTGAAATGCAAACTCCAACTACTTGAAGTTATGCACTCAGTGTAACGCTGGGCAGGGGTGAACTCATGCTAAAGCTTcctgcatatttgatttgactttctggtgtgacaGTAACTGGTTCTGCCTCTACACCACTAGCTATTGAGCTGCAAATTTCAAAAAATTTCAAACAACTTAAAAAGACCAAAGAGATAGAATTGACTGATTTAACAGCACAGCAGAACCCCTACCCGTCACCTTAATCCACCCCAaagctcatttttcttgttttcaacAATACCAGCCCTTTAAATGTCTATGCAGCCTTTAAATGGTGCAGCTTGGTCAGGTTGTACCTaaatttaactactttatatgctgatgggtagtttaatctggaacaatgcatcatgttttataaaatgatcaaatatataaatataaatcttcAAAGTAATTAGTAACTACACTAAATTGTCAAATTGGAATAGCATCTCCTCAGTTGGACTTAAATTGGACTTAAATACAGTTCTTGACTGAGTGTATCTTCTAAGTTGCCctttgacagcagcaacatgagGCGGTTTCACAGTATGTGCAAAGCTTTCATGCTTTGTTAGGTTGCAGAGGTATTAGcttgttctgtgtttgtgtcacttAGATGCAAAGATCTGTATCTCAAAGCAGGAAATGACCCAAATATTTCAATTTCATCTGAGGTCAGTCTATCCACTCAGTTACATCTCTGTTTCAGTGGTGATTTGTCACCTGTCTACATGGTTTCCTGTGCCTCACGTTTTTTTACTACGTTTCGCCTTCTGCATTTCCTTTTCCACCTTAATCCCCCGGCCGTATCCCCTTTTTGGTTGCTATACTCTCCTTTACCAAACATCTCTGTACCTCTATATGTCCTGTTCCATTctacactgctgctgctgcctgcgaAACTTTCCCCTCTACAATGTGAGAAGAGCTGAGTCAGCTACACCAACCGCAGCACTTCTTTCctccctcatcctctcctcAGTACATCCTTACTCAACCACATCCTGCTCtccgcacgcacacacacacacacacacacacacacacacacatacacacacacacacacacacacacacacacacactgtcttgCAGGTGTTTGTGTATATTGCATATCTGTATATCTGAAACTGTTATGTGGGTTGCATGTCTGTTGTATGTCTTTCATTGGTCACAGATATGATCTTATCAGAAATGGAAGCCACAGTtcagtttgataaaaaataatattttattcacaAAGCAAAATATGTCACAAATTATATAGTAGGATGATATAGCCTGAATATCAGTTACTTTTTATGATATCACAACCATATGTTGCTTTTTCATAAGTGGTTcaaatacattaattacattacattaatgaagtacagtatatattaaatTGTATATATTAGACTCACCACATATATGgtgtaaattaaaacacaaagtagaaaacatacacacagagatgtaGAATCTGATCAGAAAGTGGGACAGATTCTATGTCTATGCCTCTAAGGAGATACCATAAAGGCCCCCATGAAGTTCTCAGTAGGTCCTGGACGCATCTTCTGTATATTGTCCAGTGTGACAAAAATTTGATCTCCACTCTCCAGGTGGAAGATCCCAGCCAGGAAACTCTGCCGCAGATCCTCCACAGTAACAGTCTTCCCACTTGAAGTTTTCGGGGTCTGGCAGCGCGTACTAAAGGAAACATGCCAAAGATGTCAAAAAGCAAACTTAGCACTCCATAATGAAGACAGCATGGATTTTAGTTTGcatttaaatacacacaagtgAAACTCTAAACAGGTTGCACTTGTAAGCTCATGTGCAacaacagaggaaggaagtaAGGAGTGGTGCACTGACTAACTTTTTTGATTTCATAAGCTCTATAGGTTTGCCATAGGCTTTGGTTTCTTTCATGATCTTGTGCTGGATAACCACACACTCATCTCTAGCATCTAATTGCACGTTGGAGTAGAGGTAGTAGTAGCCTTCCTTCTTGATTGACAGCCGGCCATTGTTGTAGCTCATGTTGTTGGTGAAGGCATCACCGTCTTTAACCCACTGCACTTCACTTGTCTGCCCTACAGAGTTGGGGCCTGGgataaaaatgagaaagaggagagaaaacaaaggaaatgataAGTTCAACTCAACCATTAAGGTCATATATAATATTTAGGTTTGAGTGTTGAGAGGGTTCTTACCAATCAGGTGAGCAAAGGGCCTATTTTGGAGCTGTTGCGGATGTGGTTGCACTGTGGGAATGTCATTGGAGTCTGTTCTCAAAAGCAGGATCATATCAATCAACCAGTAAATCAATCATTGTAAAAGCTCTgcatttggtttggttttgcaTGCATTTTAAGCTCTGgagtttttaagaaaacaatatttttgaaGCCGTGTCAACTCATATCACTTGCTGAAAGACGGTAAAGATGCAAGACAAATTCATACATCACGCTGTATTTGTGGTTTTTCTTCCCAGAGAATGTGAGGcataataaattataataacaGTGACACAGTACCTTCATGCCCCACTCGACCCATTACATTGCCACCCTGAAACAGGAAAAGGGCTGAATGTCAAAAGCTGTTGCAGTGCAACAGTGTAAACTGTGACCCAGTTCAAACAGACACTTAAAAACCCACACTTACTTGATGGGCAGATGTTGTAGGAGTGGACAGGTTCTGGCAGAGAGGATAAGACTTACAGAGGAAAAGTGCCTGTGGGGGGGAAAGATGTTGGGCAAGATGTTAAAAGCTCAGGAAAGGTCCTGCTTTGTGGAAACCAACAGGAGTGTACATGTAGAGGTGtggaaatgtgaaaacatctaCACATAGAAGATACATagatacacatgcatgcacaataTTACTTTAAGTCAATAACaaactcacacatacaaacaaaggCACATTGTGATTTTACACATCCttccaaaatgacaaataaatagtTATCGTTGTGGTGTTTGTagttttaattgtatttgaCTTGGTCATATAATGCTGTGATAAAGAAATTTGAATGCCTCAGATCTCATTATATGATAACTCTAACCTTCAACTTGACTGAGAGTTATTTAGGACTACTGAGAAGTTTAGCAGCTGATAAGGGGATGAAAGGCATTGTTGGTCTATGATAGCAGCTACTGAGCAATTCAAATTCCGTTATTCTGAACAAAACCTGGCATTACAAGGTCTCTAAGGTTTGATTTTGAACTACCGTGCATATTACATAACATGCAGAGTGCATAACAAATAGAGTGCAGGTGTAACAAACAGCATTATGAAACTATCATAGAAAAGTGAAGTTATATTGTGGGTTTGCacttaagagagaaaaaaaagggaagtggAACTAGAGAAAGAGTCTATGTGACATATTTGTCATTATTGGCCtgtgaaataaagataaatgacGATCCGTACGTTTAGCTGTCCACTAGTATGGTCATGACGCAaaggaaaaaagggaaattctTGAGAAAAGGAATTTCCATGAACCCCAAGCGCTGAGGCTTCTCTCTTAAcacgcacagacagacagaaccaCAATCACATGCAGACACCAGCCTCACCTCGTTTTGCTTGTATAGTTTGTAGATGAAAAATCCCTCGACAACAAGTCCCAACAAGGTCAATCCTACCAGCAAGAGAAGAAACTTTTGGCCTACATGTGCCCACATTGGTTTTTTTGTACCGGGTAAGGAGACGAAGTTGGCCTGAGTGTCCACCACGAACACCTGGGGGCCAATACCCACATCACCATCTGCCATCCCACCCACTCACACTGCGGTGTAAGGGCGCAGGGTCAAAGGGCACAATGTGGTGAGGGAGGGATACTGAAAGAGAAAGGGTTAGAGTTATGTGAAGAAACagggaacagaaaagcagagagacaaGCAACAAAAGACAGGCAGGCAGCGGagagtcaagaaaaaaaatgtcaggaaacaaacacaaagacataaaaacagacagagagagagagagagagagagagagagagagagagagagaggcaagagagagacagacatagagagagagagagagagagagagaggcaagagagagacagacagagagagagagagatgaaagtcATACTGAGTATGCAACCAGTTTCTGGGGAACAACATGATTTCTACATATGCTGACTACTACAAGCACATGAGGACCGACAGCTGCAACAAGTCCagtaaattatgaaaaaatgttGACTTACATTTTATCGAAAGAATTTCAAAGAGAAGTTAGTTTGGATTCAAATGTGCACCAGATGTTCCTCGTCAGCTCAGTCACCCATCCAGCAACACAAACTAGTTTTCACACACTCTTCTGAAGCACCTTTGGCATAGATCCTTTGAATAGCAATAATGTTCCTTAATaccaatttatatatataaaaaaaaaacaatattacgTTGAAAATACCACTGTGAAATGACTCACCTTACAGCTGCCTCCTGTGGTGTCCTGTGCACTGAATGCAGATTTCTGTCCTGCCTCTGCTCGCCTGCTGTCAACTATCACCAATATTGCCTTTCAAGCAAGCTCGTGTAAGGAGGAAATGAAGAT is part of the Thunnus albacares chromosome 3, fThuAlb1.1, whole genome shotgun sequence genome and harbors:
- the LOC122976778 gene encoding tumor necrosis factor ligand superfamily member 14-like isoform X2, with product MADGDVGIGPQVFVVDTQANFVSLPGTKKPMWAHVGQKFLLLLVGLTLLGLVVEGFFIYKLYKQNEALFLCKSYPLCQNLSTPTTSAHQGGNVMGRVGHEVQPHPQQLQNRPFAHLIGPNSVGQTSEVQWVKDGDAFTNNMSYNNGRLSIKKEGYYYLYSNVQLDARDECVVIQHKIMKETKAYGKPIELMKSKNTRCQTPKTSSGKTVTVEDLRQSFLAGIFHLESGDQIFVTLDNIQKMRPGPTENFMGAFMVSP
- the LOC122976778 gene encoding tumor necrosis factor ligand superfamily member 14-like isoform X1, which gives rise to MADGDVGIGPQVFVVDTQANFVSLPGTKKPMWAHVGQKFLLLLVGLTLLGLVVEGFFIYKLYKQNEALFLCKSYPLCQNLSTPTTSAHQGGNVMGRVGHEDSNDIPTVQPHPQQLQNRPFAHLIGPNSVGQTSEVQWVKDGDAFTNNMSYNNGRLSIKKEGYYYLYSNVQLDARDECVVIQHKIMKETKAYGKPIELMKSKNTRCQTPKTSSGKTVTVEDLRQSFLAGIFHLESGDQIFVTLDNIQKMRPGPTENFMGAFMVSP
- the LOC122977400 gene encoding uncharacterized protein LOC122977400; translated protein: MGHQNTEMDIESLQKSDRRRGGWLDLFLVVSIIFLFVAVTAVAVGGVTVVMELRSELNSSPPSLEAENLRLRDTSSPAYKMQKFAYLEANSSEVKNFTMSWDSVKYGTGDSVGSNFYFNKKQQSLELKQAGTYFMYIDLKFTCTQSCSPGLLSVRLGDKLTCEVELPADPKPVSRKCWTVTRVEENTRLLAQMTVPKVEKQYWKLELSSGFGMFLVD